In Calothrix sp. PCC 7507, one DNA window encodes the following:
- a CDS encoding DUF790 family protein, which yields MSTVKVEVQLSSEELLKAVEQLSQADLERFVSQVIALQAQRKASSLPQVKSVMITDFRLVHPDGRSYLLEIVVYWCPEYLQKKFSQVRRAGCDNLILAISERLNLEKSGVKLNDVPAIIIWFKDKLLPKAVLEVLD from the coding sequence ATGTCAACAGTAAAAGTTGAAGTACAACTGTCTTCAGAAGAATTGCTAAAGGCTGTTGAGCAGTTAAGCCAAGCAGATTTAGAGCGATTTGTATCTCAAGTTATCGCACTACAAGCACAAAGAAAGGCTTCTAGTTTGCCGCAAGTCAAAAGTGTGATGATTACCGATTTTCGCCTAGTGCATCCTGATGGACGCAGTTATTTATTAGAAATTGTTGTTTATTGGTGTCCAGAATATTTACAAAAGAAGTTTTCTCAAGTGCGGCGTGCAGGATGTGATAACTTAATTTTGGCAATTTCTGAGCGATTAAATTTAGAAAAATCGGGTGTGAAATTAAACGATGTCCCCGCGATAATTATTTGGTTTAAAGATAAATTGTTGCCAAAAGCTGTGTTAGAAGTATTGGATTGA
- a CDS encoding DNA cytosine methyltransferase, which translates to MVKAQPVAIDLFAGAGGFGLGFEIAGFSVPLSVETDAWACDTLRYNRPNMTVIQQDIRDFSTASSIKDICLFKPDIVIGGPPCQGFSIAGPAQKDPKDPRNSLFINFAHWICFLQPRAFVIENVKGLLSRKNFEGIKVIDIIQKTFEDLGYFVEVWLLNAAEYGVPQIRERIFVVGNKMGKKLGIPPKTHSLDLLLTNSSQLSVLKNMNLLPSLSVWDAISDLPSLNAREGKEEQPYISKPHNNYQHWIRNSSHTLYNHVAMEHSQRLVERFKHIKWGESSSDVPKEHRARLRSGNGELSGKSYDQNNRRLNPNKPSHTIAASFYANFIHPFQHRNLTAREGARIQSFPDTYRFLGKKTVVSHKLLNREERFDEKFLCQYNQVGNAVPPLLAKAIALHLQEKLELCQKVIGTL; encoded by the coding sequence ATGGTAAAAGCACAACCTGTCGCTATTGATTTGTTTGCCGGGGCTGGCGGCTTTGGCTTAGGTTTCGAGATAGCAGGTTTCTCTGTTCCTCTGTCTGTTGAAACCGATGCTTGGGCTTGCGATACACTTCGCTACAATCGCCCTAACATGACAGTTATTCAACAAGACATTCGTGATTTCAGCACCGCAAGTAGTATTAAGGATATCTGTCTATTCAAGCCGGATATTGTGATTGGTGGACCTCCATGTCAAGGTTTTAGCATTGCTGGCCCAGCCCAAAAAGATCCGAAAGATCCCAGAAATAGTCTATTTATTAACTTTGCTCATTGGATATGTTTTCTCCAACCTAGAGCGTTTGTAATAGAGAACGTTAAAGGGTTACTTTCACGCAAAAATTTTGAAGGTATAAAGGTCATAGATATTATTCAGAAAACCTTTGAAGACCTGGGATATTTTGTAGAAGTATGGTTGCTAAATGCTGCAGAATATGGTGTACCACAAATCAGAGAGCGTATCTTTGTTGTAGGAAATAAAATGGGGAAAAAATTGGGTATTCCTCCAAAGACACATTCTCTAGATTTATTACTTACTAATAGCTCTCAATTATCAGTGTTAAAGAATATGAACTTACTTCCTTCTTTGAGTGTATGGGATGCCATATCAGATTTACCATCACTGAATGCACGTGAAGGTAAAGAGGAACAACCTTATATTTCAAAACCTCATAACAACTATCAACACTGGATCAGAAATAGCAGTCATACACTCTACAATCATGTTGCAATGGAACATTCCCAGAGGCTTGTAGAACGCTTCAAACATATAAAATGGGGTGAATCCAGTTCAGACGTACCAAAAGAACATAGAGCTAGACTTCGTAGTGGAAATGGTGAATTATCCGGGAAAAGTTATGACCAGAATAATCGGCGTCTCAATCCAAATAAACCATCACACACAATAGCAGCCTCTTTTTATGCTAATTTTATTCATCCTTTCCAGCATCGCAATTTGACAGCTCGTGAAGGAGCGCGTATTCAATCTTTTCCTGACACTTATCGTTTTCTAGGGAAAAAGACTGTTGTGTCTCATAAGTTACTGAATCGGGAGGAGAGATTCGACGAAAAGTTTCTTTGCCAGTACAATCAGGTAGGTAATGCTGTACCACCCCTTCTTGCTAAGGCGATCGCACTTCATCTTCAAGAGAAATTAGAGCTATGCCAAAAAGTGATAGGAACCCTTTAG
- a CDS encoding Bpu10I family restriction endonuclease: MPKSDRNPLVHGSNLEQKEHHRTKYKDAESKRYLRDIRTEYDKWHSANLQLMGPTSTFTDQDDSIIASRVELLSTYKDFLDQQHYAEKFDSRSNLHSSVLEEFLYYLFRDLVRDFGENALIGKSHTFKDIFFVPPKYSEMLKRPYARIEKKDHDFVIGATIQASLAAAVPPEKDKNPGEILAVFKEEPENYSQVTVTGNTETHIFDIPVVAIECKTYLDKTMLEGSSRAAEDLKARNPNSLYVVLMEWIKLTSDVNLRKYKVDQIYVLRQQKNTDREFRYEENYIKNPMNPIVVQHLFHKIRKHLKMDWTGGIEHGIERGWLIDE, from the coding sequence ATGCCAAAAAGTGATAGGAACCCTTTAGTTCACGGCTCTAATCTTGAACAGAAAGAGCATCACCGCACAAAATACAAAGATGCTGAGAGCAAAAGATATCTCAGAGATATTAGAACTGAGTATGATAAGTGGCACTCAGCTAATCTTCAATTGATGGGACCCACATCAACTTTCACTGATCAAGATGACTCAATCATTGCCAGCAGGGTAGAACTTCTCTCGACATACAAGGACTTTTTAGATCAGCAACATTATGCTGAAAAGTTTGACTCTAGATCAAACCTTCACTCAAGCGTACTGGAAGAATTTCTTTACTATCTGTTTAGAGATTTAGTAAGAGACTTTGGAGAAAATGCTCTCATTGGCAAGTCACATACATTCAAAGATATTTTCTTTGTACCACCCAAATATTCTGAAATGCTCAAAAGACCGTATGCGCGTATAGAAAAGAAAGATCATGACTTTGTAATTGGAGCCACTATTCAAGCATCACTTGCAGCAGCAGTACCACCAGAGAAAGATAAGAATCCTGGTGAAATCCTGGCAGTTTTTAAAGAAGAACCAGAAAACTACTCACAAGTTACGGTTACAGGTAACACTGAAACCCACATTTTTGATATTCCAGTTGTTGCAATTGAATGTAAAACATATCTGGATAAAACTATGCTCGAAGGTTCATCACGAGCAGCAGAGGATTTAAAGGCTAGAAATCCAAATAGTTTGTATGTTGTACTTATGGAGTGGATCAAGCTGACTAGTGATGTCAATCTTCGGAAGTACAAGGTTGACCAAATTTATGTACTACGTCAGCAGAAAAATACTGACCGAGAATTTAGATATGAAGAAAATTATATCAAAAATCCGATGAACCCCATTGTAGTTCAACATCTATTCCACAAAATACGAAAGCATCTAAAAATGGACTGGACTGGCGGAATTGAACACGGCATAGAGCGTGGATGGCTAATTGACGAGTAG
- a CDS encoding HNH endonuclease — protein sequence MSESRVTVQQKKAVAERVKGCCEYCRSQACFAIQAFSVEHIIPRSQGGKTNLDNLALSCQGFNNHKYNKTEAKDLVSGNIVSLYHPRQQRWLEHFPWNDDFNKFNTKVWLIWQSKNYVIKILLENSSLLPRQQAGTMDSNYQFG from the coding sequence ATGTCTGAAAGTCGAGTCACAGTGCAACAGAAAAAAGCAGTAGCTGAACGTGTTAAAGGATGCTGTGAGTATTGTCGAAGTCAAGCATGTTTTGCAATTCAAGCGTTTTCAGTCGAACATATTATACCCAGAAGTCAAGGTGGAAAAACTAATCTGGATAACTTGGCGCTGTCTTGTCAAGGATTCAATAATCACAAGTACAACAAGACAGAAGCAAAAGATTTGGTAAGTGGTAATATTGTGTCGCTCTACCATCCACGCCAACAGCGCTGGCTTGAGCATTTTCCCTGGAATGACGACTTTAACAAATTCAATACTAAAGTCTGGTTGATTTGGCAGTCGAAAAATTACGTTATAAAGATATTGCTTGAAAATTCAAGTTTACTCCCGCGTCAACAAGCAGGTACAATGGATAGCAATTATCAATTTGGCTGA
- the ruvA gene encoding Holliday junction branch migration protein RuvA encodes MISYLKGIVAGIQTISSNRVILTLEVNGMGYDLQVPQRLGQHLPDSGGVVQVFTHYQIRDEVPLLYGFASPAERDLFRHLLTVSGIGAALAIALLDTMELPDLVQAIIAGNTQILIQAPGVGKKTAERICLELKSKLIEWRKSAGFFVATGGPAPGILEEVQMTLFALGYTAHEVSHALHVVSEDIGLPQNAYVEDWIKQAIAHLSTSEQLQ; translated from the coding sequence ATGATCAGTTATCTCAAAGGTATCGTCGCTGGTATTCAAACAATTAGCAGTAATCGTGTCATTCTGACTTTAGAGGTGAATGGCATGGGGTATGATTTGCAAGTTCCCCAACGGCTAGGACAGCATTTACCCGATTCGGGAGGGGTTGTACAAGTTTTTACCCATTACCAAATCCGTGACGAAGTGCCGTTACTATATGGCTTTGCTTCGCCAGCAGAACGGGATTTATTTCGTCACTTGCTAACTGTTAGCGGTATTGGTGCAGCTTTAGCGATCGCTCTGTTGGACACTATGGAGCTACCAGATTTAGTGCAAGCAATCATCGCTGGCAATACACAAATCTTAATTCAAGCCCCAGGCGTCGGCAAGAAGACTGCAGAACGCATCTGTTTGGAACTGAAAAGCAAATTAATCGAGTGGCGCAAATCAGCCGGGTTCTTCGTTGCTACAGGTGGTCCTGCACCAGGAATTCTAGAAGAAGTGCAAATGACTCTCTTCGCCTTGGGTTATACTGCCCATGAAGTCAGCCATGCTTTGCATGTGGTGAGTGAAGACATTGGACTACCACAAAATGCCTATGTCGAAGATTGGATTAAACAGGCGATCGCCCACCTGAGTACTAGCGAACAGCTACAATAA
- a CDS encoding sucrose-phosphate phosphatase: protein MKPFLFVTDLDHTFVGNDKALVELSQQLIQHRQQYGTKIVYATGRSPLLYQELQVEQNLLTPDALVLSVGTEIYLDGGDTPDPGWSEILSSGWDRELVLSITQQYPELELQPNSEQRPFKVSFFLEQTVALNVLPQLETELQKYKLNIKLIYSSGIDLDIVPHTSDKGQAMLFLRQKWKYAAERTVVCGDSGNDIALFAAGNERGIIVGNARPELLQWHNEYPADYRYLAQDVCAGGILEGLKYFGFLE, encoded by the coding sequence ATGAAACCGTTTCTTTTTGTAACTGACCTGGATCATACCTTCGTGGGAAATGATAAAGCTTTGGTAGAACTGAGCCAACAGCTAATTCAACATCGCCAACAATATGGCACAAAAATAGTTTATGCTACTGGGCGATCGCCTCTACTTTACCAGGAACTACAAGTTGAACAAAATCTTTTGACACCCGATGCACTAGTCCTCTCTGTAGGTACGGAAATTTATCTTGATGGTGGTGACACTCCAGATCCAGGTTGGTCAGAAATTCTCTCCTCTGGATGGGATCGGGAACTTGTGTTATCTATAACTCAGCAGTACCCTGAGTTAGAACTACAACCAAACTCAGAACAGCGCCCTTTCAAAGTGAGCTTTTTCTTAGAACAAACAGTAGCCCTGAATGTACTACCACAACTAGAGACAGAGTTGCAAAAATATAAATTAAATATAAAGTTAATTTACAGCAGCGGAATTGACCTTGACATTGTGCCCCATACCAGCGATAAAGGTCAGGCAATGCTGTTTCTTCGCCAAAAGTGGAAATATGCAGCCGAACGAACTGTTGTTTGTGGCGATTCGGGTAATGATATTGCTTTATTCGCTGCAGGCAACGAACGGGGAATCATCGTCGGGAATGCCCGCCCTGAGTTACTCCAGTGGCACAATGAGTATCCCGCTGACTACCGTTACCTAGCACAAGATGTTTGTGCAGGTGGAATTCTCGAAGGACTAAAATATTTTGGATTCTTAGAATGA
- a CDS encoding ATP-dependent Clp protease ATP-binding subunit, which yields MFERFTEKAIKVIMLAQEEARRLGHNFVGTEQILLGLIGEGTGVAAKVLKSMGVNLKDARIEVEKIIGRGSGFVAVEIPFTPRAKRVLELSLEEARQLGHNYIGTEHLLLGLIREGEGVAARVLENLGVDLSKVRTQVIRMLGETAEVSATGQSGRTKTPTLDEFGSNLTQMATDNKLDPVVGRAKEIERVIQILGRRTKNNPVLIGEPGVGKTAIAEGLASRIANKDVPDILEDKRVVTLDIGLLVAGTKYRGEFEERLKKIMDEIRSAGNVILVIDEVHTLIGAGAAEGAIDAANILKPALARGELQCIGATTLDEYRKHIERDAALERRFQPVMVGEPTVDETIEILHGLRERYEQHHKLKISDEALIAAAKLSDRYISDRYLPDKAIDLIDEAGSRVRLINSQLPPAAKELDKELRQILKEKDDAVRSQDFDKAGELRDREMEIKAEIRAIAQSKTNGASGDGVEPVVTEEDIAHIVASWTGVPVNKLTESESEKLLHMEDTLHQRLIGQEDAVKAVSRAIRRARVGLKNPNRPIASFVFSGPTGVGKTELAKSLASYFFGSEEAMIRLDMSEYMERHTVSKLIGSPPGYVGYNEGGQLTEAVRRRPYTVVLFDEIEKAHPDVFNMLLQILEDGRLTDAKGRTVDFKNTLLILTSNIGSKVIEKGGGGIGFEFGEDQSESQYNRIKTLVNEELKQYFRPEFLNRLDEIIVFRQLSKVEVTQIAEIMLKEVFGRLTEKGITLEVTDRFKERLITEGYSPSYGARPLRRAIMRLLEDSLAEEILSGRIKDGDIAIVDVDENGIVQVSSQQRRELLPQGVE from the coding sequence ATGTTTGAACGCTTCACAGAAAAAGCCATTAAGGTAATCATGCTGGCCCAAGAAGAGGCCCGCCGTTTAGGTCACAATTTCGTCGGCACTGAACAGATCCTCCTGGGTCTGATTGGTGAAGGGACGGGAGTTGCGGCCAAAGTTCTAAAATCAATGGGTGTCAATCTCAAAGACGCCCGAATTGAGGTAGAAAAAATCATAGGCCGAGGTTCTGGTTTTGTCGCCGTGGAAATTCCGTTTACCCCACGGGCAAAGCGAGTTCTGGAACTATCTTTAGAAGAAGCGCGCCAATTAGGCCATAACTACATTGGCACCGAGCATCTGCTGTTGGGACTGATCCGAGAAGGAGAAGGTGTCGCAGCCAGAGTCCTAGAAAACCTCGGCGTGGATCTATCTAAGGTAAGAACCCAGGTCATCCGAATGCTGGGAGAAACAGCAGAGGTTTCCGCGACCGGGCAATCAGGACGCACCAAAACTCCTACCTTGGATGAATTTGGTTCCAACCTGACCCAAATGGCAACGGATAACAAACTCGATCCTGTGGTGGGACGCGCCAAAGAAATCGAGCGAGTGATACAGATTTTGGGTCGCCGGACAAAAAATAACCCAGTGCTGATTGGCGAACCAGGGGTTGGTAAAACAGCGATCGCTGAAGGTTTAGCGTCGCGCATTGCCAACAAAGATGTCCCCGACATCCTGGAAGATAAGCGCGTAGTCACCCTCGATATCGGCTTGCTCGTAGCAGGCACCAAGTACCGGGGTGAATTTGAAGAACGTCTGAAGAAAATCATGGATGAGATCCGCTCTGCGGGTAACGTGATTCTCGTGATTGACGAAGTCCACACCCTCATTGGTGCAGGTGCTGCAGAAGGCGCAATTGATGCAGCGAATATCCTCAAGCCAGCCTTGGCTAGAGGTGAATTGCAATGTATCGGCGCGACAACCCTGGATGAATACCGCAAGCACATCGAGCGAGATGCAGCCTTAGAGCGCCGCTTCCAACCAGTAATGGTAGGTGAGCCGACAGTCGATGAAACAATTGAGATTTTACATGGATTGCGCGAGCGTTACGAGCAACACCATAAACTGAAAATCTCTGACGAAGCATTGATAGCGGCGGCGAAATTATCTGACCGTTACATTAGCGATCGCTATCTCCCAGACAAAGCCATCGACTTAATCGATGAAGCTGGTTCTCGCGTCCGCTTAATTAACTCCCAACTGCCTCCTGCAGCTAAAGAGTTAGACAAAGAACTGCGGCAAATCTTGAAAGAGAAAGATGATGCAGTTCGTTCCCAAGACTTTGACAAAGCTGGGGAACTGCGTGATCGCGAAATGGAAATCAAAGCCGAAATCCGGGCGATCGCTCAAAGCAAAACCAACGGTGCTAGCGGTGACGGAGTGGAACCCGTAGTCACCGAAGAGGATATTGCCCATATTGTTGCTTCCTGGACTGGTGTACCGGTGAACAAGCTCACCGAATCAGAATCCGAGAAGTTACTGCACATGGAAGACACCTTACACCAGCGTCTCATTGGACAAGAAGACGCAGTCAAGGCAGTTTCCCGGGCAATTCGTCGCGCTCGTGTTGGATTGAAAAATCCCAACCGACCCATCGCCAGCTTTGTCTTCTCCGGGCCAACCGGCGTTGGTAAAACTGAATTAGCGAAATCCTTGGCGTCTTACTTCTTCGGTTCCGAAGAAGCAATGATCCGTTTGGATATGTCGGAATATATGGAGCGCCACACCGTCAGCAAATTGATTGGTTCGCCTCCTGGTTATGTTGGTTATAACGAAGGTGGTCAGTTAACCGAAGCCGTGCGGCGGCGTCCTTACACCGTGGTGCTGTTCGACGAAATCGAAAAAGCGCACCCCGATGTCTTCAACATGCTGCTGCAAATTTTGGAAGACGGACGGTTAACCGATGCTAAAGGTCGCACCGTTGACTTCAAAAACACCTTGCTGATTTTGACATCCAACATTGGTTCTAAGGTGATTGAAAAAGGCGGCGGCGGTATTGGCTTTGAATTTGGCGAAGACCAAAGCGAATCCCAGTACAACCGGATTAAAACCCTGGTGAACGAAGAACTGAAGCAATACTTCCGTCCAGAGTTCCTCAATCGACTAGATGAGATTATCGTCTTCCGTCAGTTGAGCAAGGTCGAAGTCACCCAAATCGCCGAAATCATGCTCAAAGAAGTATTTGGTCGCCTGACCGAAAAGGGTATCACCCTAGAAGTCACCGATCGCTTCAAAGAGCGCCTGATCACCGAAGGTTACAGTCCTAGCTATGGAGCAAGACCGTTACGTCGGGCGATTATGCGGTTGTTAGAAGATAGCCTAGCAGAAGAGATTCTGTCTGGTCGCATAAAAGACGGTGATATTGCGATCGTTGATGTTGATGAAAACGGCATTGTACAAGTTAGTTCTCAACAGCGTCGGGAATTATTACCCCAAGGTGTTGAGTAA
- the rimI gene encoding ribosomal protein S18-alanine N-acetyltransferase, whose product MISLDLEIQSLTAEHLSAVLELDQACFGGLWTMEAYQREMDSPNSDLLGLFSPFSSLRLLGMGCFWSILEEAHITILAVHPQYHRQGLGQALLYSLLKTASDRGLERATLEVRVSNLGAISLYQKFGFKTAGRRRGYYQDNNEDALILWLADLQQPSFPATLLQWQQIVSDRLSGEVGKWGR is encoded by the coding sequence GTGATCTCACTAGACTTAGAAATTCAATCATTGACAGCAGAGCATTTAAGCGCTGTCCTGGAACTAGATCAAGCCTGTTTTGGTGGTTTATGGACAATGGAAGCCTACCAAAGAGAAATGGACAGCCCCAATAGTGATTTGCTCGGTTTGTTTTCCCCGTTCTCTAGCCTGAGACTGCTGGGAATGGGCTGCTTTTGGTCAATTTTAGAAGAAGCTCACATTACAATTTTGGCGGTTCATCCCCAATATCACCGACAAGGATTAGGGCAGGCTTTACTATATTCCCTGCTCAAGACAGCTAGCGATCGCGGCTTAGAGCGAGCCACCCTCGAAGTGCGAGTTTCCAACTTAGGAGCCATATCTTTATACCAAAAATTTGGCTTCAAAACAGCTGGGCGGCGTCGGGGTTACTACCAAGATAATAACGAGGACGCTCTCATTCTTTGGCTTGCGGACTTGCAACAACCGTCATTTCCCGCAACTTTACTCCAATGGCAGCAAATTGTCAGCGATCGCCTCAGTGGGGAAGTGGGGAAATGGGGGAGATGA